A single genomic interval of Malania oleifera isolate guangnan ecotype guangnan chromosome 11, ASM2987363v1, whole genome shotgun sequence harbors:
- the LOC131168394 gene encoding uncharacterized protein LOC131168394, translating into MSTFGIMPSEFRSKSGSVGSNGGMGCSSELRLSSKHYQTPNVMKEKSVPCSNQRSKFHNKLRVEYPSGHPYIDLLPGIKQNVDDEIVVPMKSSEGHQKQRVRSKETKDDELVKYMSNLPGYLQHMDRADSHKEKAFNFGVLDWERLEKWKHKQKHSPARHSMNASTPWNASSSTVFGETLARQSKQRVSFGSEHDLSRVERLYKGAKLSQEKVMNAQDYETPTKSSLGVQQKIHVTANSPGRNSVIMTEEKRKDINQKITTEMATSLSNSRNNGVSLSSKKKIASRDSESKKESEELQEFDFDFAQPHRTGKHQNIVLLLPKDLPRNSCSELLQLSEPRTSFDKRIMNASRKSFSGGFPQGGNHSGELYSEISHSCPLPCGGETSAQGVGFPSDAYQTPICSKEKISVQHKGKYAEESKAKRKPSNSNVIEAYRRSDREHADLSDARGRNPSPNRRFGIGLSRMSRSFSLKESAAVPQLISTYMTVKSGPVKSEAASCSDDSNREKAHAHGRSRSSPSPLRRLLDPLLKPKVANFHSADMVQPLEGKPIDAFESLETEKHVTRSVHALLQLATKNGLPLFKFVVDDNSNILATTVKKITESGKDDSSLIYTFYSVREIKRKKSGGWMNQGSKGKGSGYVYNVVGQMKISESKDQNLVRESVLSSVELGHTDQETPASMPNQELAAIVVKIPRKSAIYDVGVNNEHVDLTEIAHAKCSPEDESFSTSEENARTNSTTVILPNGIHGLPNKGVPSRLIDRWKSGGSCDCGGWDVGCKLRVFTNQDPCCEVLGPSKARPSTTCFDLFVQGGIRENRPVFSLVPFKNGIYSVKFNASISLLQAFSICIAVLNSQKASDLSETSNPLEARNLQGQASAGVTRTCPTTVQGEAPMKYASYPPPLSPVGRV; encoded by the exons ATGAGCACATTTGGCATCATGCCATCTGAGTTTAGATCAAAAAGTGGTTCAGTAGGATCCAATGGAGGCATGGGATGCAGTTCAGAGCTCAGATTGAGTTCAAAACATTATCAAACCCCAAATGTAATGAAGGAAAAGTCCGTGCCATGCTCAAATCAGCGTTCGAAGTTCCACAACAAGTTGAGGGTAGAATATCCTTCTGGTCATCCATACATTGATCTGCTTCCCGGAATAAAACAGAATGTGGATGATGAGATCGTGGTCCCAATGAAATCTTCAGAGGGCCATCAAAAGCAGCGGGTAAGGAGCAAGGAGACTAAAGATGATGAGCTTGTTAAATACATGTCGAATTTGCCTGGTTATCTGCAGCACATGGACAGAGCAGACAGCCACAAAGAGAAAGCATTTAATTTTGGTGTTCTTGATTGGGAGCGTCTTGAAAAATGGAAGCACAAGCAAAAGCATAGCCCTGCGAGGCATAGCATGAATGCATCAACCCCTTGGAATGCTTCATCTAGTACAGTTTTTGGCGAGACTCTTGCTCGTCAGAGTAAACAACGCGTTTCATTTGGTTCTGAACATGACTTGTCTCGTGTGGAGCGCTTGTATAAAGGTGCCAAACTGTCTCAAGAAAAAGTCATGAACGCTCAAGATTATGAAACTCCCACTAAGAGTAGTTTAGGTGTGCAGCAGAAGATCCATGTAACGGCTAACTCTCCTGGCAGAAATTCAGTCATAATGACTGAGGAGAAGAGGAAAGATATAAATCAAAAGATCACTACAGAAATGGCAACTTCATTGTCAAACTCGAGAAATAATGGTGTCTCACTCAGCTCCAAGAAAAAGATAGCTTCCAGGGATAGTGAGTCAAAGAAAGAATCCGAGGAGCTGCAAGAATTTGACTTTGATTTTGCTCAACCGCACCGCACTGGCAAGCACCAAAACATTGTTCTTCTTCTACCAAAAGATTTGCCTCGAAATAGTTGTTCAGAGTTATTACAACTTTCAGAACCCAGGAcatcatttgataaaagaattATGAATGCTAGTCGGAAGAGCTTTTCAGGTGGATTTCCTCAGGGGGGGAATCATTCTGGTGAACTCTATTCTGAAATTTCACACTCTTGCCCACTGCCTTGTGGAGGTGAGACCAGTGCTCAGGGTGTGGGTTTTCCTTCTGATGCATATCAAACGCCTATATGTTCAAAAGAGAAAATAAGTGTACAACATAAAGGTAAATATGCAGAAGAAAGCAAGGCAAAAAGAAAACCATCCAACTCAAATGTTATTGAGGCTTACAGAAGGTCGGATCGAGAACATGCTGACCTGTCAGATGCAAGAGGAAGAAACCCATCACCCAATCGCCGGTTTGGCATCGGCCTAAGTAGGATGAGCAGAAGTTTCAGTCTAAAAGAGAGTGCAGCCGTTCCACAGTTGATCTCCACATATATGACTGTCAAGTCTGGTCCGGTTAAGTCAGAAGCTGCTTCTTGTTCAGATGATTCAAACAGAGAGAAAGCACATGCTCATGGCAGATCCAGGTCCAGTCCCAGCCCTCTAAGAAGGTTGCTGGACCCATTACTGAAACCTAAGGTGGCAAACTTCCATTCTGCTGACATGGTTCAACCATTAGAAGGAAAGCCAATTGATGCTTTTGAATCTCTAGAGACTGAAAAGCATGTGACAAGAAGTGTTCATGCTCTTCTGCAACTCGCAACTAAGAATGGACTTCCTTTGTTCAAGTTTGTGGTTGATGACAACAGCAATATTCTTGCAACCACAGTGAAAAAAATAACTGAGTCTGGGAAGGATGATTCCAGCTTGATTTACACATTCTACTCTGTTCGTGAGATAAAGAGGAAGAAGAGTGGTGGCTGGATGAATCAAGGAAGTAAAGGGAAAGGTTCTGGGTATGTCTATAATGTTGTGGGTCAGATGAAGATTTCAGAGTCCAAGGACCAAAATCTAGTGAGGGAGTCTGTTTTGTCCAGTGTTGAGCTAGGACACACTGATCAAGAAACACCAGCAAGTATGCCAAACCAGGAGCTTGCAGCCATTGTTGTCAAGATTCCAAGAAAAAGCGCAATTTATGATGTGGGGGTAAACAATGAACATGTGGACTTAACAGAGATTGCACATGCAAAATGCTCCCCCGAGGATGAATCCTTCAGCACTTCAGAAGAAAATGCACGCACAAATAGCACTACAGTCATACTTCCAAATGGCATTCATGGGTTGCCAAATAAAGGAGTACCTTCCCGACTGATTGATAGATGGAAATCTGGTGGATCATGCGACTGTGGGGGTTGGGATGTTGGTTGCAAACTCCGAGTTTTCACAAACCAGGATCCCTGCTGTGAGGTTTTGGGACCATCCAAAGCCCGCCCTAGCACAACTTGTTTTGATCTTTTCGTTCAG GGAGGAATTCGAGAAAACAGGCCGGTCTTCAGCTTGGTGCCATTTAAAAATGGGATATATTCAGTTAAATTCAATGCATCAATATCTTTGCTACAAGCTTTTTCCATTTGCATTGCGGTTTTAAACAGTCAGAAGGCGTCTGACCTCTCAGAAACAAGTAACCCATTGGAAGCACGAAATCTTCAGGGGCAGGCTTCTGCTGGGGTTACAAGAACATGTCCAACCACAGTTCAAGGGGAAGCTCCCATGAAATATGCCTCATATCCACCACCCCTCTCCCCCGTTGGAAGGGTCTAG